The following proteins come from a genomic window of Gottfriedia acidiceleris:
- a CDS encoding acyl-CoA thioesterase produces the protein MGVVYHANYLVWFEIGRTQLIKDLGFNYAEMESQGVISPVIDLNVSYKKSLRYGQTAKVKTKIKALTPLKVSYEYEIINEEGDICCIGNSTHVLVHKETFRPIKFKKMFPDWYEAYEKAMV, from the coding sequence ATGGGAGTTGTGTACCATGCAAATTATTTAGTGTGGTTTGAAATTGGACGTACTCAATTAATAAAAGATTTGGGTTTTAATTATGCAGAAATGGAATCACAAGGTGTCATTTCTCCAGTGATCGATTTGAACGTTTCATATAAGAAAAGTCTACGTTATGGACAGACAGCTAAAGTAAAAACAAAAATAAAAGCACTTACACCACTTAAAGTGAGCTATGAATATGAAATAATAAATGAAGAAGGCGATATTTGCTGTATAGGAAATTCAACACATGTCCTTGTTCATAAAGAAACATTTAGACCGATTAAATTTAAGAAAATGTTCCCTGACTGGTATGAAGCATATGAGAAGGCAATGGTGTAG
- a CDS encoding response regulator transcription factor: MNPTVLIIEDEKRLREIVKEYFENDQFTVIEAEDGEQGIKKFNENQVDLIILDLMLPKLDGWEVCKLIREQSSIPIIMTTARSEEEDQLLGFDIGTDEYVTKPFSPKILVAKAKSVLRRTADLKEDDKETKTICGITINTSSRTASINNELLQLTNKEFELLCYLIDNKGIVLTRDQLLNNIWGFDYFGDGRTVDTHIKKLRHKLGDKAKHIATVIRVGYKFEE; encoded by the coding sequence ATGAACCCGACAGTTTTAATCATTGAAGATGAAAAAAGATTAAGAGAAATCGTAAAAGAGTATTTTGAAAACGATCAATTTACAGTAATCGAAGCAGAAGATGGTGAACAAGGCATAAAGAAATTTAACGAAAATCAAGTAGATTTAATTATTCTAGATTTAATGCTACCAAAATTAGATGGATGGGAAGTTTGTAAGCTAATTAGAGAGCAATCAAGTATACCAATCATTATGACCACTGCTCGTTCAGAAGAAGAAGATCAATTACTTGGTTTTGATATAGGAACAGATGAATATGTGACAAAACCTTTCAGTCCTAAAATTCTAGTAGCAAAAGCAAAAAGTGTACTTAGAAGAACGGCTGATTTAAAAGAAGACGATAAAGAAACGAAAACGATTTGTGGAATTACAATCAATACATCTTCAAGGACAGCTTCAATTAATAATGAGTTATTACAACTTACGAATAAAGAGTTCGAATTATTATGTTATTTAATTGATAATAAAGGCATCGTATTAACTAGAGATCAATTATTAAATAATATTTGGGGCTTTGATTATTTTGGTGATGGAAGAACCGTTGATACACATATAAAAAAACTTAGACATAAATTGGGAGACAAAGCAAAGCATAT
- the plsY gene encoding glycerol-3-phosphate 1-O-acyltransferase PlsY produces the protein MSLVIIVLAYLIGSVPFGLVVGKIFYGVDIRQHGSGNLGATNTFRTLGKKAGIIVTLGDILKGTLAASLPVLFHYHGIHPLIIGLVAVIGHMYPIFAGFRGGKAVATSAGILLYASPLLFVCLIIIFAISLKTTKYVSLSSMLTAFLGTILAFIMEYTGLIKDNGYIITYILIVLTIFVVYKHRPNIKRIKDKTEPKVKF, from the coding sequence ATGAGTTTGGTCATTATTGTACTAGCCTATTTAATCGGATCTGTACCGTTCGGTTTAGTAGTTGGAAAAATATTTTACGGAGTAGATATCCGTCAACACGGTAGTGGAAATCTTGGTGCCACAAATACATTCCGTACATTAGGTAAAAAAGCAGGTATTATTGTAACACTTGGAGATATTTTAAAAGGAACACTAGCAGCTTCATTACCTGTATTATTCCATTATCATGGTATTCACCCTTTAATTATCGGTCTAGTTGCTGTAATTGGTCATATGTATCCAATATTTGCCGGTTTTAGAGGTGGTAAAGCGGTTGCAACCTCTGCAGGGATCTTATTATATGCATCGCCACTACTTTTTGTCTGCTTAATTATTATCTTCGCAATTAGTTTAAAAACAACAAAATACGTTTCACTTTCGTCAATGTTAACTGCTTTTTTAGGTACAATTTTAGCATTTATAATGGAATACACTGGACTAATTAAAGACAATGGGTACATAATTACTTATATTTTGATCGTACTTACAATCTTTGTCGTATATAAACATCGTCCAAATATAAAAAGAATTAAAGACAAAACAGAACCAAAAGTAAAATTTTAA